Proteins encoded by one window of Sorangium aterium:
- a CDS encoding ABC transporter permease, with protein sequence MSAAAASLRRLASGNTFWPLAMLGFLLLFNLVSNPQFFAITVKDGHLYGSVIDILNRASPLMIIAMGLTLVIATRGIDISVGAVVAISGAVAAVLIGGELSPSGGTGMADATRVPLPIVIWSALGVALALGMWNGALVSLFGMQPIIATLILLVTGRGIAQLITGGQIITIYYSPYHFIGNGFLLGIPVSLFIVAAVSAVVWLLTRKTALGMFIEAIGVNPVASRLAGIRARTITFACYAVCGLCAGIAGLIVSSNVKSADGNNAGLLFELDAILAVVLGGTSLSGGKFTLAGSVIGALIIQTLTTTIYSAGVPPEVNLVVKALVVFLITIVQSQKVRDLIAKQRTRRVVTP encoded by the coding sequence GTGAGCGCCGCCGCCGCCTCCCTGCGCCGGCTCGCCAGCGGGAACACGTTCTGGCCGCTGGCGATGCTCGGCTTCCTCCTGCTGTTCAACCTCGTCAGCAACCCGCAGTTCTTCGCGATCACGGTCAAGGACGGCCACCTCTACGGCAGCGTCATCGACATCCTGAACCGCGCATCGCCGCTCATGATCATCGCCATGGGGCTCACCCTGGTGATCGCCACCCGCGGCATCGACATCTCCGTCGGCGCGGTCGTGGCCATCTCCGGCGCGGTCGCGGCGGTGCTGATCGGCGGCGAGCTCTCGCCGAGCGGCGGGACCGGCATGGCGGACGCGACGCGTGTTCCGCTGCCGATCGTCATCTGGAGCGCGCTGGGCGTGGCGCTGGCGCTCGGCATGTGGAACGGAGCGCTCGTGTCGCTCTTCGGCATGCAGCCGATCATCGCGACCCTGATCCTCCTCGTCACGGGGCGAGGCATCGCCCAGCTCATCACGGGCGGCCAGATCATCACGATCTACTACAGCCCGTATCACTTCATCGGGAACGGCTTCCTCCTCGGGATCCCGGTCTCGCTGTTCATCGTGGCGGCCGTGAGCGCCGTCGTCTGGCTGCTGACCCGCAAGACCGCGCTCGGCATGTTCATCGAGGCGATCGGCGTGAACCCGGTCGCCTCGCGGCTGGCCGGGATCCGCGCGCGCACGATCACCTTCGCCTGTTACGCCGTGTGCGGCCTGTGCGCCGGCATCGCCGGGCTCATCGTGAGCTCGAACGTCAAGAGCGCCGACGGGAACAACGCGGGCCTCCTCTTCGAGCTGGACGCCATCCTGGCCGTGGTCCTCGGCGGGACGTCGCTCTCCGGGGGCAAGTTCACGCTGGCGGGGAGCGTCATCGGCGCCCTGATCATCCAGACGCTCACCACCACCATCTACTCCGCCGGTGTGCCGCCGGAGGTCAACCTGGTGGTGAAGGCGCTCGTCGTCTTCCTGATCACCATCGTGCAATCGCAGAAGGTCAGGGATCTCATCGCAAAGCAACGGACGAGGAGGGTGGTCACACCATGA